In Chthonomonadales bacterium, the following proteins share a genomic window:
- a CDS encoding UvrD-helicase domain-containing protein, with translation MTDWARVRAAAREARAGLVDGPEGGERGTRAGALARIVPADDLLTLALAARGLARQSLPPDDPILGGAHAVLDPGLATVWHRDDMPPARARFTVAHELAHAWLHERRAECGEEDLSDAPVAEPLPYGEEYVSGYGPVQAREVEANVFAAEFLLPTPQLRDAFLVGATARDIARRSGLSRAAVDGQLAEALLRDAADPLLPAPRSEDARVGLDASQRAAVARTRRPVLVAAGPGTGKTRALVARALGLLTGGVPPHAILALTFSNRSAAEMRQRLAAADPEAARIPVFTFHGFGLELLRSHGTRLGLPPAPRLVDSLEALALLDDNLGRLGLVELEYLHSPAYPMPEILAAISRAKDELVDPEGYASLAAAMEVEPGDEAGARYAARAREVAGAYAAWQAILRERGLLDYGDLIARSVELLQSHPDVLAEARARAAHVLVDEYQDVNHATAVLVRLIAGDGSGLWVVGDARQAIYRFRGASPANMPEFGRDYAGAAFAALGVNYRSRPGIVAALNAAAAGLVPDGGETWVPAREPAGETVTLAVADDAASQAEGIARTMRDLMARGVPLSEQAVLCRTNAQAAEMAAAIEERGIPCLCLGDLMGRPEVRDMLALVSVAAEGGGAGIVRVARFAEYGVPAGIAAEAARAGRDWASEDAPLHPGLLRLVRHLAALRRHGDAHALLSGYLFGRPRYLRALIATAGPAARQRRSALYQLLLLARAHAARRASAQEAAGHGPPGGGEAARGFLAFVRALVAAREDARARTIGPDAQVAAVRLLTVHACKGLEFEAVFVPNLAHGLFPPRHPGALVKDPPGLRALGAPAGSEEGCLLFVAMSRARSHLFLSRPARVGGRERAPSALWDAVLGALGGDLARRTEWHAAPARPVEPAEAAVATQTRFPDDIAYPADHLEQYDRCPRRYYYARVLGLGAEAAPSAYGVFQRALWSTMRWIEGRRRAGKPARPAEALERWEREWNEGGMEAHAHAGRLRERAARALEAVCSLEAGAAHEVEVLVPRPAGLVRARLDRVRCAEDGEVVVERIDTGRPAEADRRDARLALMREAAHQRFGPEAAVRLRRRYVAAGEVLEAPEQPRLEPARLARYDSALSGIRAGRFEPRPSEEACPRCPFWIICPA, from the coding sequence GTGACGGACTGGGCGCGCGTGCGCGCGGCGGCGCGCGAAGCCCGCGCCGGGCTCGTGGACGGGCCGGAGGGGGGTGAGCGCGGCACGCGCGCCGGCGCTCTCGCGCGCATCGTGCCGGCCGACGATCTGCTCACACTGGCGCTCGCCGCGCGTGGCCTCGCCCGTCAGTCGCTCCCGCCGGACGACCCCATACTGGGCGGCGCCCATGCCGTTCTTGACCCGGGCCTCGCGACCGTGTGGCACCGCGACGATATGCCTCCCGCGCGCGCCCGTTTCACCGTGGCGCATGAGTTGGCCCATGCGTGGCTGCACGAGCGGCGCGCCGAGTGTGGTGAAGAGGACCTGTCCGACGCGCCCGTGGCGGAGCCGTTGCCCTACGGTGAGGAGTACGTGTCGGGGTATGGCCCCGTGCAGGCGCGCGAGGTCGAGGCCAACGTCTTCGCCGCCGAGTTCCTCCTACCAACGCCACAGCTTCGCGACGCCTTTCTTGTCGGCGCGACGGCGCGCGACATCGCCCGTCGCTCCGGCCTCTCGCGGGCCGCCGTGGACGGGCAACTCGCCGAGGCACTCCTGCGCGATGCGGCCGACCCGCTGCTACCCGCGCCGCGCTCGGAGGATGCGCGCGTGGGGCTGGACGCAAGCCAGCGGGCGGCCGTCGCCCGGACACGCCGACCGGTCCTCGTAGCGGCCGGGCCCGGCACGGGCAAGACGCGGGCCCTCGTCGCGCGCGCCCTCGGGCTGCTCACGGGCGGCGTGCCCCCGCACGCGATCCTGGCGCTCACCTTCTCCAACCGGTCGGCGGCGGAGATGCGGCAGCGCCTGGCCGCCGCGGACCCGGAGGCCGCGCGGATCCCGGTGTTCACCTTCCACGGGTTCGGGCTGGAACTGCTGCGTAGCCACGGCACGCGTCTGGGCCTTCCGCCCGCGCCGCGGCTGGTGGATTCGCTGGAGGCCCTCGCGCTGCTCGATGACAACCTCGGCCGGCTGGGCCTCGTTGAGCTCGAATACCTGCACAGCCCTGCCTATCCGATGCCGGAGATCCTTGCGGCCATCTCGCGCGCCAAGGACGAGCTCGTCGATCCCGAGGGCTACGCGTCGCTTGCCGCGGCGATGGAGGTCGAGCCGGGAGACGAGGCGGGGGCGCGCTACGCCGCGCGTGCGCGCGAGGTCGCGGGCGCGTACGCCGCCTGGCAGGCGATCTTGCGGGAGCGCGGCCTGCTCGACTACGGCGACCTGATCGCGCGTTCGGTCGAGCTGCTGCAGAGCCATCCGGATGTGCTCGCGGAGGCCCGGGCGCGCGCCGCGCACGTTCTGGTCGACGAGTACCAGGACGTGAACCACGCGACGGCCGTCCTCGTGCGGCTGATCGCGGGGGATGGCTCCGGCCTGTGGGTGGTGGGGGACGCCCGACAGGCCATCTACCGGTTCCGCGGGGCCTCGCCCGCCAACATGCCCGAGTTCGGGCGCGACTACGCCGGCGCGGCGTTCGCCGCGCTCGGCGTCAACTACCGTTCGCGGCCCGGCATCGTCGCCGCTCTCAACGCCGCCGCGGCGGGTCTCGTGCCCGATGGCGGCGAGACCTGGGTGCCGGCTCGCGAGCCGGCAGGCGAGACCGTGACGCTTGCTGTGGCCGACGATGCGGCGTCGCAGGCCGAGGGGATCGCCCGGACGATGCGCGACCTCATGGCGCGCGGCGTCCCGCTCAGCGAGCAGGCCGTGCTCTGTCGAACCAACGCCCAGGCGGCCGAGATGGCGGCAGCCATCGAGGAGCGCGGCATCCCGTGCCTCTGTCTGGGAGACCTGATGGGTCGTCCGGAGGTGAGGGACATGCTTGCGCTGGTCTCGGTCGCGGCCGAGGGCGGCGGCGCGGGTATTGTGCGGGTCGCGCGGTTCGCCGAGTACGGCGTGCCGGCGGGCATTGCGGCGGAGGCGGCGCGCGCGGGCCGCGACTGGGCCTCCGAGGATGCCCCGCTGCATCCGGGCCTGCTGCGGCTTGTGCGCCACCTTGCCGCACTACGCCGGCACGGCGACGCCCACGCATTGCTGAGCGGCTACCTGTTCGGGCGCCCGCGCTACCTGCGGGCACTGATCGCGACGGCGGGGCCGGCGGCGCGCCAGCGCCGCTCCGCGCTCTACCAGCTTCTTCTGCTTGCCCGTGCGCACGCCGCGCGCCGAGCGTCCGCGCAGGAGGCCGCCGGACATGGGCCGCCGGGCGGCGGCGAGGCTGCGCGCGGTTTTCTTGCCTTCGTACGCGCCCTCGTGGCGGCGCGCGAGGACGCGCGGGCGCGTACTATCGGGCCGGACGCACAGGTTGCGGCGGTGCGGCTGCTGACGGTGCACGCATGTAAGGGCCTCGAGTTCGAGGCGGTCTTCGTTCCGAACCTCGCGCACGGATTGTTCCCGCCACGCCATCCCGGTGCGCTGGTGAAGGACCCACCGGGCCTGCGCGCCCTCGGAGCGCCGGCTGGTTCCGAGGAGGGATGCCTCCTCTTTGTCGCCATGTCGCGCGCCCGTTCGCACCTGTTCCTCAGCCGCCCGGCGCGGGTTGGTGGCCGGGAGCGCGCACCCTCGGCGCTGTGGGATGCCGTCCTTGGCGCGCTTGGCGGCGATCTCGCGCGGCGCACGGAGTGGCACGCCGCGCCCGCGCGCCCGGTGGAGCCGGCCGAGGCGGCCGTTGCCACGCAGACGCGGTTTCCGGACGACATCGCCTATCCCGCGGACCATCTCGAGCAGTACGACCGATGCCCGAGGCGCTACTACTACGCGCGCGTGCTCGGGCTTGGCGCCGAGGCCGCTCCAAGCGCCTACGGTGTGTTCCAGCGCGCGCTCTGGTCCACGATGCGGTGGATAGAGGGGCGCAGGCGCGCCGGCAAGCCGGCGCGGCCCGCCGAGGCGCTGGAGCGCTGGGAGCGCGAGTGGAACGAGGGGGGCATGGAGGCGCACGCGCACGCGGGGCGGCTTCGCGAACGCGCTGCGAGGGCGCTGGAGGCGGTGTGCTCGCTCGAAGCCGGCGCCGCGCACGAGGTGGAGGTGCTGGTCCCGCGGCCCGCCGGGCTGGTCCGGGCGCGGCTGGACCGGGTGCGTTGCGCCGAGGACGGCGAGGTGGTGGTGGAGCGCATCGACACAGGCCGGCCTGCCGAGGCCGACCGGCGCGACGCTCGCCTGGCGCTGATGCGCGAGGCGGCACACCAGCGCTTCGGCCCGGAGGCTGCCGTGCGCTTGCGCCGGCGCTACGTGGCGGCGGGCGAGGTGCTGGAGGCGCCGGAGCAACCGCGGCTTGAGCCGGCGCGGCTCGCGCGCTACGACAGCGCCCTCTCCGGCATCCGCGCCGGTCGCTTCGAGCCTCGCCCGTCGGAGGAAGCGTGCCCGCGGTGTCCCTTCTGGATCATCTGCCCGGCGTGA
- a CDS encoding SDR family oxidoreductase, with protein MFRLDGQATLVTGGASGIGAAICRAFAAQGARVVVADIDEAGARRLAESLGASAIAARADVTSPADVEAALAAAVERFGRLDVLVNNAGIGFVGGADETPLSDFERLMQVNVHGVWHGCRAAVPIMLEQGSGCIINIGSVAGLVGVERRFAYCATKGAVMAMTRQLAVDYATRGIRANCVAPGTIHTPFVDAYLHRFHAGEEEAMTAALHARQPIGRMGTPDDVAGMAVYLASSEAAFVTGAVLAIDGGWTAR; from the coding sequence GTGTTTCGTCTTGACGGCCAGGCCACCCTCGTCACGGGCGGCGCCTCGGGGATTGGCGCGGCGATCTGCCGCGCCTTCGCCGCGCAGGGCGCGCGAGTCGTCGTGGCGGACATCGACGAGGCCGGAGCGAGGCGCCTTGCCGAGAGCCTCGGCGCTTCCGCCATCGCCGCGCGCGCCGACGTCACGTCGCCCGCCGACGTGGAGGCGGCGCTCGCGGCGGCGGTGGAGCGCTTCGGGCGGCTGGACGTGCTGGTGAACAACGCCGGGATCGGCTTCGTCGGCGGCGCCGACGAGACGCCGCTCAGTGATTTCGAGCGGCTCATGCAGGTCAACGTCCACGGCGTGTGGCACGGGTGCCGCGCGGCCGTGCCGATCATGCTGGAGCAGGGGAGCGGCTGTATCATCAACATCGGCAGCGTGGCCGGGCTCGTCGGGGTGGAGCGCCGATTCGCCTACTGCGCTACGAAAGGGGCCGTGATGGCCATGACGCGGCAGCTGGCGGTTGACTACGCGACGCGCGGGATTCGCGCTAACTGCGTCGCGCCGGGTACCATCCATACGCCCTTCGTTGACGCCTACCTTCACCGCTTCCATGCTGGTGAGGAGGAGGCCATGACGGCCGCGCTCCACGCGCGGCAGCCAATCGGTCGCATGGGCACGCCCGATGACGTCGCGGGCATGGCCGTCTACCTGGCCTCCAGCGAGGCCGCGTTCGTCACCGGCGCCGTGCTCGCCATCGATGGAGGCTGGACGGCCCGGTGA
- the rimI gene encoding ribosomal protein S18-alanine N-acetyltransferase, which yields MRRSDVAAVSAVERRSYPTAWQEGAYYTELANRSACYLVARLDGAVVGYAGMWVIMDEAHITTIAVDPDHRGRKIGERLMNELLTEAMARGAMRATLEVREGNVVAQRLYRKYGFREAAVRRGYYTDNNENALVMWVDELGKPAYADMLLELRRQLHRAYDDYLRAGDELR from the coding sequence ATGCGCCGCTCCGACGTGGCCGCTGTCTCTGCAGTCGAGCGGCGTAGCTACCCGACCGCCTGGCAGGAGGGGGCCTACTACACGGAGTTGGCCAACCGCTCCGCGTGCTACCTCGTCGCGCGGTTGGACGGCGCCGTGGTCGGCTACGCGGGCATGTGGGTCATCATGGATGAGGCGCACATCACGACGATCGCGGTCGATCCCGATCATCGGGGCCGCAAGATCGGCGAGCGCCTTATGAACGAGCTACTCACCGAGGCGATGGCGCGCGGAGCCATGCGCGCCACCCTCGAGGTTCGCGAGGGCAACGTGGTGGCGCAGCGGCTCTACCGGAAGTACGGATTCCGCGAGGCCGCCGTCCGCAGGGGCTACTACACCGACAACAACGAGAACGCGCTCGTGATGTGGGTGGACGAGTTGGGAAAGCCCGCCTACGCCGACATGCTGCTGGAGCTTCGCCGCCAGCTCCACCGGGCATACGATGACTACCTTAGGGCTGGAGACGAGCTGCGATGA
- the tsaD gene encoding tRNA (adenosine(37)-N6)-threonylcarbamoyltransferase complex transferase subunit TsaD, producing the protein MTTLGLETSCDETSAAVLRNGADVLSSVVASQADLHARWGGVVPEVASRKHVERALPTIFEAIKAAGIGLPDINGIAVTNRPGLIGALVVGVAAAKALAYALDRPLVGVHHLAGHLASCRLADAALTPPFVCLLVSGGHTELALVAEDGALRTLGRTRDDAAGECFDKCARVLGLPYPGGPHIDRLAARGDPLRVAFPRAWLGESLDFSFSGLKTAVLRFAEADGGATPLPDVAASLQAAIVEVLVAKAVRAAREAGVSALAVAGGVAANRGLAAALRTEGGRAGLRVVVPPPDLCTDNAAMIAAAGYPRLAAGVDERMTLDAAASEPLDSRVPLFARAAKGHIPQTASPPLS; encoded by the coding sequence ATGACTACCTTAGGGCTGGAGACGAGCTGCGATGAGACATCGGCCGCCGTACTGCGGAACGGCGCCGATGTGCTCTCCAGCGTCGTGGCCAGCCAGGCCGACCTGCACGCGCGCTGGGGCGGCGTCGTGCCAGAGGTTGCCTCCCGTAAGCACGTCGAGCGCGCGCTTCCCACGATCTTCGAGGCCATCAAGGCGGCGGGCATCGGATTGCCCGACATCAACGGGATCGCAGTCACCAACCGGCCGGGCCTGATCGGCGCGCTCGTCGTCGGCGTTGCGGCAGCGAAGGCGCTCGCCTACGCGCTCGACCGACCGCTGGTCGGCGTCCACCACCTTGCCGGCCACCTCGCGTCGTGCCGCCTCGCCGACGCCGCGCTCACGCCCCCGTTCGTCTGCCTGCTTGTGTCGGGCGGCCACACCGAGCTCGCCCTGGTTGCCGAGGATGGCGCCCTGCGCACTCTCGGCCGCACGCGCGACGACGCCGCCGGCGAGTGCTTCGACAAGTGCGCGCGGGTGCTTGGGCTCCCGTACCCGGGCGGCCCCCATATCGACCGCCTGGCGGCGCGGGGCGACCCGCTCCGCGTCGCGTTCCCGCGGGCATGGCTCGGCGAGAGCCTCGACTTCAGCTTTAGCGGGCTCAAAACGGCCGTGCTGCGCTTCGCGGAGGCCGATGGCGGCGCCACACCGCTGCCGGACGTGGCCGCGTCGCTCCAGGCCGCGATCGTGGAGGTGCTGGTGGCCAAGGCGGTGCGTGCAGCTCGCGAGGCGGGCGTGAGCGCGCTCGCCGTCGCCGGCGGCGTCGCCGCGAACCGCGGCCTGGCCGCGGCCCTGCGCACGGAGGGCGGGCGCGCCGGGCTGCGCGTGGTCGTGCCTCCCCCAGATCTCTGCACCGACAATGCGGCGATGATCGCGGCCGCCGGCTACCCACGACTGGCGGCCGGCGTCGATGAGCGCATGACCCTGGATGCCGCTGCGAGCGAGCCCCTTGACTCTCGCGTGCCCCTGTTCGC